In a genomic window of Candidatus Chazhemtobacterium aquaticus:
- a CDS encoding thermonuclease family protein: protein MAKKNSPPSANLKKLVISSTLAATLVGSAFWIVNNNKPVQPLPSYQVKQVIDGDTFITTDNQHVRLRDAQAPDQGHCGYQQAKDELSRLILNKPVYLIVRYHDSYRLYADVFTPDGEVNELMIKSGWARYDRGLKPHLVAARQHAQQQNLGIYGSCITTTPDDPNCLIKGNINTKTGEKIYYFPGCISYNRTIVDKDLGESWFCSEIEARQSGFRKALTCFSRSWP from the coding sequence ATGGCCAAGAAAAATAGCCCGCCATCTGCCAACTTAAAAAAGCTTGTCATCAGTTCTACTCTTGCTGCCACCTTGGTTGGTTCTGCCTTCTGGATTGTTAACAACAACAAACCAGTTCAACCCCTTCCTTCATATCAAGTCAAACAAGTTATAGACGGTGATACCTTCATTACTACCGACAATCAACACGTCAGACTTCGTGATGCCCAGGCTCCTGATCAGGGCCACTGCGGTTACCAACAAGCCAAAGACGAGCTCTCCCGCCTCATCTTAAACAAACCTGTATACCTTATTGTCCGCTATCACGACTCCTATCGCCTCTACGCCGATGTCTTCACCCCTGATGGGGAAGTCAACGAGTTAATGATCAAAAGCGGTTGGGCCCGATATGACAGAGGCCTAAAACCCCACCTCGTTGCCGCCCGTCAACACGCCCAGCAGCAGAACTTGGGTATATATGGTTCCTGCATTACCACCACGCCAGATGACCCCAACTGTCTTATTAAAGGCAACATCAACACCAAGACCGGTGAAAAGATCTACTATTTTCCCGGCTGTATCTCCTACAACCGCACCATTGTTGACAAGGATCTAGGCGAGAGTTGGTTTTGTAGCGAGATTGAGGCTCGGCAATCAGGCTTCAGAAAAGCTCTAACCTGTTTCTCCCGTTCCTGGCCATAA